From Daucus carota subsp. sativus chromosome 6, DH1 v3.0, whole genome shotgun sequence, the proteins below share one genomic window:
- the LOC135147287 gene encoding uncharacterized protein LOC135147287, with amino-acid sequence MFREIHISIPFADALAQMPLYAKFMKQVLSNRKKLEAVETISLNEECSAVIQRKIPPKLKDPGSFSLPCTIGQVGVKRALCDLGASVSLMPYSIYKRLGLGELKKTRISLQLADRTIKYPLGVLEDVLVNVDKFVIPCDFVILEMNEDVEIPIILGRPFLATAGASIDVKAGKLALNVGEEKVEFDLDQVMKAPSLETESFAVDIVEELVQDVTYNINFRKKEAEAGENNLKETDVTTGQFELVLKEPP; translated from the coding sequence ATGTTTCGGGAGATACACATTAGCATTCCTTTTGCTGATGCGTTGGCTCAAATGCCCCTTTATGCGAAATTCATGAAACAGGTATTATCTAATCGCAAGAAGTTAGAGGCGGTGGAGACAATCAGTCTTAATGAAGAGTGTAGTGCTGTTATACAACGGAAGATTCCTCCTAAACTCAAGGATCCTGGGAGCTTTTCTTTGCCATGCACTATTGGACAAGTAGGAGTAAAACGAGCATTGTGTGATCTTGGAGCTAGTGTGAGTTTGATGCCATACTCTATCTATAAAAGACTTGGTTTGGGAGAGTTAAAGAAAACAAGGATATCACTTCAACTTGCGGATCGAACTATAAAATATCCACTAGGTGTACTTGAGGATGTTTTGGTGAATGTTGATAAATTTGTTATTCCttgtgattttgttattttggaGATGAATGAGGATGTTGAGATTCCGATTATCTTGGGAAGACCATTCTTGGCTACTGCTGGAGCCAGTATTGATGTGAAAGCCGGCAAGCTTGCGCTAAATGTGGGTGAAGAAAAAGTTGAGTTTGATCTTGATCAAGTTATGAAGGCCCCGTCACTTGAAACCGAAAGTTTTGCTGTAGATATTGTTGAAGAACTTGTACAGGATGTcacttataatattaattttcggaAGAAGGAAGCTGAAGCTGGTGAAAACAATTTGAAGGAGACGGATGTGACAACTGGACAATTTGAGTTGGTTTTGAAGGAACCACCATGA